From the bacterium genome, the window ATCAAGTGTATGTCTGTATATTTCAAATTCTTCTATAGATATATCTCTAAGCGTTTCTATTTGCGGAAGAAATCTTTTAAGACTGGATACAGCTCTTTCACACGTTGCTCTTCGCTTATTATATTCTGAGCTGGCAAGTTCTCTTTTCACATTTGTATTACCAACAACCACGTTAAATCCCTCTAATTTTAAAAGTATATTTTTATAAGAAAGATCTCTACAATCTAGAAACAGTGCATGCCCTTTTTTCCCCAGCATAGAAACAAACTGGTCCATGATTCCGCAATTTACTCCAACAAACTTATTCTCTGCTCTTTGGCATAGTTTAATCATTTCCATAGAGGATATCTCCAGGTCAAACAGTATTTTGAAAAAATATACTGTCGCAACTTCAAGCGCAGCAGAAGAGCTAAGTCCAGCTCCCTCAGGGATATCTCCTCCAAAAACAATATCTGCACCATTAATATCAGCTTTTATCTCTAATAAAGACTTTAGTACTCCCCCAATATAATTTACCCATATCTTTTCTTTATTGAACTGAATAGAATCAAGATCAAACTGAACATTCTGGTCATAATCTATTGAGTATACTCGTATAATTTTATCATTGCGTTTTGTTCCAGCCATACAAATATTTCTATCTATAGCAATAGGCAAAACAAATCCCCCGTTATAGTCAGTGTGTTCACCAATCAAGTTAATCCGTCCGGGAGCAGAGACAGTAAGTAAGTCTTGAGAATCCTTTTTAAAGAACTCTTGATATGTATTTTTGATATTTTTTATGTTAAATTTATACAAACTTGAGGGACTTTCGTATAAGCTCTTCTATCTTTATCTCTTCTTTTGTCTCAGACAGCACCCTGTCAACAGCTCTTTGTGCAATAGCGCGGGAATACCCCAATGAAACCAATGCGGATATACTGTCATTGATTACAGAACGTTCCTCAGGGTCTTTGCCAATCAGATAAGATTTTTCTCTGTTTGTTAAAACACCTATTTTATCCTTGAGTTCTACTATGATTCGCTGTGCAGTTTTTTTGCCTATGCCTGGGATTGTGGTTAATATTCCAACATCTTCATCCACAACGGCAGCCTTAAATCTATCAACTTTTATAGCAGATAAAATCCTTATAGCCACACTTGGCCCTATCCCTGATATTGAAATTAGTGTTTTGAAAAACCCCTTCTCATCTTCAGTCGCAAAGCCATAAAGCTCTAACTTATCTTCTCTTACATAAAGATGGGTAAAAATCTTCAGTTTTTCGCCGATTTTACCAATTTGATTATACGTTGTCAGCGAAATGTGCATCTCATAGCCAAGTCCGCTAACATCCATAACAATAAGGGCTGGCGTTTTAACCGATAACTTTCCTTCTATGTATCCTATCATTTTTTCCTCTAGGTACTGATCGATTTATATAACACAGGGCAATAGCCAAAGCATCTGCTGCATCGTCGGGCTTTGGTGTTTCCTCGAGACGCAAAAGCTTTTTTACCATAAACTGTACCTGCTGTTTGGACGCTTTTCCATATCCTACTATAGCCAGCTTTATTTCCAAAGGGGTATAGGACGCTATTTCAAGATCAGCATTAACACCAGCTACTATAATTGCCCCTCTTGCTTGTCCTACCTGAAGAGCAGTTTTTACATTCTTGCAAAAAAACAATTCTTCGATACTAAGGACATCAGGATTATACTTTTCTATTATATCAGAGATTTTAGCATAAATCATCTTGAGACGATTAAAAAATGGCTCATCTTTGGATGTTTCTATGCATCCAAATCTTAAAGGCGAAAGAGCATCTTTTCCCTGCTGGGTTTCTATAACTGCGTAGCCTGTTCTGGCAACGCCTGGATCAACACCAAGAATGCGCACTATATCTTTTCCATTTCCTCATCAGAGATATCAAAGTTACTATAAACATGCTGCACATCATCATGATCTTCGAGTTCTTCCATAAGATGAAGCACCTGTTCAGCCTTTTTCCCTGCAACAGAAACTGTGCTCTTAGGCACCATAGTTATTTCTGCCAGCTCAGGAGTGATGCCTTCTTTTAGAATTGCTGCCTTTACTTGCTCAAAAGTTTGAGGATTAGTTATGATCTCGTAGAAATCACTCTCTGTGTTCATATCTTCAGCTCCGGCATCTAAAACAATTTCCATAAGTCTATCCTCAAGTACAGCATCTTTTTTAACATGACATAAGCCTTTTTTCTCAAACATCCACGCTACACTTCCTGCTTCAGCAAGATGTCCGCCATTTTTTGAGAAAACATGTTTTATTTCAGAAGCTGTACGATTCTTATTATCAGTAAGAAGTTCTGCATAAATAGCTACTCCGGCAGGACCGTATCCTTCATACGCAAGCTCTTCGTAGTTTACTCCGGGTAATTCCCCTGTCCCTTTTTTAATTGCACGCTCTACATTTGACGCAGGCATGTTGGCGTCTTTTGCTACCTGAATAGCACTTCTTAGTCTGGCATTAGCGTTGACATCGCCTCCACCACTGCGCGCAGCAACAGTTATTTCCTTAATAAGCTTTGTAAATGTCTTTCCACGCTGCGCATCAACTTTCGCTTTCTTATGTTTGATTGATGCCCATTTTGAATGACCTGACATCTATTCTACCCTTTCTTCATTTTCTCTGTTTCCTCAACAACTTTAATGCTTATTTGCGCAGGAACCTGTTCATAATGCGAAAATTGCATGCTGTAAGTACCACTTCCCTGTGTCA encodes:
- a CDS encoding galactokinase, which encodes MYKFNIKNIKNTYQEFFKKDSQDLLTVSAPGRINLIGEHTDYNGGFVLPIAIDRNICMAGTKRNDKIIRVYSIDYDQNVQFDLDSIQFNKEKIWVNYIGGVLKSLLEIKADINGADIVFGGDIPEGAGLSSSAALEVATVYFFKILFDLEISSMEMIKLCQRAENKFVGVNCGIMDQFVSMLGKKGHALFLDCRDLSYKNILLKLEGFNVVVGNTNVKRELASSEYNKRRATCERAVSSLKRFLPQIETLRDISIEEFEIYRHTLDETAQKRCKHVLYENRRVLNAINSLGRNDILEFGRLMNESHESLKSDYEVSCLELDIMVDIARSIDGVIGSRMTGGGFGGCTVNIVKKDVIDKFSQVVSKEYEKKTGIKSHIYICNPEDGVKKYLKILI
- the ruvA gene encoding Holliday junction branch migration protein RuvA; this translates as MIGYIEGKLSVKTPALIVMDVSGLGYEMHISLTTYNQIGKIGEKLKIFTHLYVREDKLELYGFATEDEKGFFKTLISISGIGPSVAIRILSAIKVDRFKAAVVDEDVGILTTIPGIGKKTAQRIIVELKDKIGVLTNREKSYLIGKDPEERSVINDSISALVSLGYSRAIAQRAVDRVLSETKEEIKIEELIRKSLKFV
- the ruvC gene encoding crossover junction endodeoxyribonuclease RuvC — protein: MRILGVDPGVARTGYAVIETQQGKDALSPLRFGCIETSKDEPFFNRLKMIYAKISDIIEKYNPDVLSIEELFFCKNVKTALQVGQARGAIIVAGVNADLEIASYTPLEIKLAIVGYGKASKQQVQFMVKKLLRLEETPKPDDAADALAIALCYINRSVPRGKNDRIHRRKVIG
- a CDS encoding YebC/PmpR family DNA-binding transcriptional regulator, with the protein product MSGHSKWASIKHKKAKVDAQRGKTFTKLIKEITVAARSGGGDVNANARLRSAIQVAKDANMPASNVERAIKKGTGELPGVNYEELAYEGYGPAGVAIYAELLTDNKNRTASEIKHVFSKNGGHLAEAGSVAWMFEKKGLCHVKKDAVLEDRLMEIVLDAGAEDMNTESDFYEIITNPQTFEQVKAAILKEGITPELAEITMVPKSTVSVAGKKAEQVLHLMEELEDHDDVQHVYSNFDISDEEMEKI